From the genome of Deinococcus sp. JMULE3, one region includes:
- a CDS encoding ABC-F family ATP-binding cassette domain-containing protein has product MSVPSTLIAASNVSVLFGERVVLDGVGVGVSLGERVALLGRNGAGKTTLLRVLVGERVPEEGEVWSADGLRVAVLEQHHAHPAGRSVRSLVDAAHPYRALEVSLLELEADLGDPEVLARWSALHAHLEDVEAFRWPSRVARVLGMLDLTRFLDRDASTLSGGERTRLALALALAREPDLLVLDEPTNHLDIRMREWLEGWLRAFRGGVLLTSHDREFLDAVATRSVWLEHGGATGYPGGYSRASAQRELERRTQARAARLGERESQRLSKSVEVLDRWGRRSRALKTRAERQSVPEAPLPERQIRMRLLAGTARAPLVAWGEHLSKAYGDRPVLSDAAFRLRQGDRVALMGANGTGKTTLMRLLSGELHPDPPAPDPLTGEVGSPPALRVAPGVTVASLDQTWHGLTPGEGLHAQFERRFGRQANTLLGRAGFGADDWPKTPEVLSGGERARAGLALVSGLRADLLLLDEPTNHLDVEALLALEGAVQAYGGAVVIVTHDRRFAREVATRLWVIEDAALREVSGWGSREYLDPAATLQGDPPPPPPPPTPRQRLAPLEAQLSALRAELDRPPGSLTGREEARVRAQAHAVQQGLYWLYSQVWSAPQFDAEVREPPLTVRAQRLGDSGGMFWAAHDEGCPHLAWDGHTLRWNGEPPAWFGAALLGGTLRVLFERWNVGRVELGEGGPVLTRRAYFERVGLVPGRGGHIGR; this is encoded by the coding sequence GTGTCTGTGCCGTCTACCCTGATTGCTGCGTCGAACGTGTCGGTGTTGTTCGGCGAGCGGGTGGTGCTGGACGGCGTGGGTGTGGGTGTGTCACTGGGTGAGCGGGTGGCGCTCCTGGGTCGGAACGGGGCGGGGAAGACGACGCTGCTGCGGGTGCTGGTCGGGGAGCGGGTGCCGGAGGAGGGTGAGGTCTGGAGCGCGGATGGGTTGCGGGTGGCGGTGCTGGAGCAGCATCACGCGCATCCGGCGGGGCGGAGTGTGCGGTCGCTGGTGGACGCGGCGCATCCGTACCGGGCGCTGGAGGTGAGTCTGCTTGAGCTGGAGGCGGACCTGGGTGATCCGGAGGTGCTGGCGCGCTGGTCGGCGCTGCACGCGCACCTGGAGGACGTGGAGGCGTTCCGCTGGCCGTCGCGCGTGGCGCGGGTGCTGGGGATGCTGGACCTGACGCGCTTTCTGGACCGGGACGCGAGCACGCTGTCCGGGGGGGAGCGGACGCGGCTGGCGCTGGCGCTGGCCCTGGCGCGTGAACCGGACCTGCTGGTGCTGGATGAACCGACGAACCATCTGGATATCCGCATGCGCGAGTGGCTGGAGGGGTGGCTGCGGGCGTTCCGGGGTGGGGTGCTTCTGACCAGTCATGACCGGGAGTTTCTGGACGCAGTGGCGACGCGCAGCGTGTGGCTGGAGCATGGCGGGGCGACGGGGTATCCCGGTGGGTACTCGCGGGCGTCGGCGCAGCGGGAGCTGGAGCGGCGCACGCAGGCCCGCGCGGCGCGGCTGGGGGAACGCGAGTCGCAGCGCTTGTCGAAGAGTGTGGAGGTGCTGGACCGCTGGGGTCGCCGCTCACGGGCGTTGAAGACCCGCGCGGAGCGGCAGAGCGTGCCGGAGGCGCCGCTGCCCGAGCGGCAGATCCGTATGCGCCTGCTGGCGGGCACGGCGCGTGCGCCGCTGGTGGCGTGGGGGGAGCACCTGAGCAAGGCGTACGGGGACCGGCCCGTGCTGTCAGACGCGGCGTTCCGGCTGCGGCAGGGGGACCGGGTGGCGCTGATGGGCGCGAACGGCACGGGCAAGACCACGCTGATGCGCCTGCTGTCCGGCGAACTGCACCCCGACCCGCCCGCGCCGGATCCGCTGACGGGGGAGGTCGGGTCGCCGCCTGCGCTGCGGGTTGCGCCGGGCGTGACGGTCGCCAGCCTGGATCAGACGTGGCATGGCCTGACGCCGGGGGAGGGGCTGCACGCGCAGTTCGAGCGGCGCTTCGGGCGGCAGGCGAACACCCTGCTGGGCCGCGCGGGGTTCGGCGCGGACGACTGGCCGAAAACCCCGGAGGTGCTGTCGGGCGGCGAGCGGGCGCGGGCGGGGCTGGCCCTCGTGAGTGGCCTGCGGGCGGACCTGCTGCTGCTGGACGAACCCACGAACCACCTGGATGTGGAGGCGCTGCTGGCGCTGGAGGGCGCGGTGCAGGCGTACGGGGGCGCGGTGGTGATCGTCACGCACGACCGCCGCTTCGCGCGGGAGGTCGCCACGCGCCTGTGGGTGATCGAGGACGCCGCGCTGCGCGAGGTGAGCGGCTGGGGCAGCCGCGAGTACCTCGACCCGGCGGCGACATTGCAGGGCGACCCGCCTCCACCGCCGCCGCCGCCCACGCCCCGGCAGCGCCTCGCGCCGCTGGAGGCCCAGCTTTCTGCCCTGCGCGCGGAACTGGACCGCCCGCCCGGCAGCCTGACCGGGCGCGAGGAGGCCCGCGTGAGAGCCCAGGCGCACGCCGTGCAGCAGGGCCTGTACTGGCTGTACTCGCAGGTGTGGAGCGCCCCGCAGTTCGACGCGGAGGTCCGCGAGCCGCCCCTGACCGTCCGCGCGCAGCGTCTCGGCGACTCGGGCGGGATGTTCTGGGCCGCGCACGACGAGGGCTGCCCGCACCTCGCCTGGGACGGGCACACGCTCCGCTGGAACGGCGAGCCGCCCGCGTGGTTCGGCGCGGCGCTGCTGGGGGGCACGCTGCGCGTCCTGTTCGAACGCTGGAACGTGGGCCGCGTGGAACTCGGTGAAGGCGGGCCGGTCCTGACCCGCCGGGCATACTTCGAGCGGGTGGGCCTCGTGCCGGGACGTGGCGGGCACATCGGGCGCTGA
- a CDS encoding rhodanese-related sulfurtransferase: MSSSAPFVVAALYQFRAVADPAGLRERLLALGEAGGLCGTLIVASEGINGTVAGSRAGIDALHAALLTEGFAGLEYKESGASAQPFKRFKVRLKREIVTLGVPVAPEREVGQYVEPHDWNALIESEDVVVIDTRNRYEVKAGTFRGAVDPGIESFREFPAWLDEHADELRGKRVAMFCTGGIRCEKSTSLLRQRGYQDVFHLRGGILQYLEDVPQEQSRWDGECFVFDGRVTVGHGLREGAAVMCHSCGWPLGEAERAHALFEEGVSCEHCHARTTPEQKAAFRERQRHFDRQGQEGCGA; the protein is encoded by the coding sequence ATGTCTTCTTCCGCGCCGTTCGTGGTGGCGGCGCTGTATCAGTTCCGGGCGGTGGCGGACCCGGCGGGTCTGCGGGAGCGGCTGCTGGCGCTCGGTGAGGCGGGGGGACTGTGTGGGACGCTGATCGTGGCGTCCGAGGGGATCAACGGGACGGTCGCGGGGAGCCGCGCGGGCATCGACGCGCTGCACGCGGCGCTGCTCACGGAGGGCTTCGCGGGGCTGGAGTACAAGGAGTCCGGCGCGTCGGCGCAGCCTTTTAAGCGGTTCAAGGTGCGGCTGAAGCGGGAGATCGTGACGCTGGGCGTGCCGGTCGCGCCGGAGCGGGAGGTCGGGCAGTACGTCGAGCCACACGACTGGAACGCGCTGATCGAGTCGGAGGACGTGGTCGTGATCGACACGCGCAACCGGTACGAGGTGAAGGCCGGGACGTTCCGGGGCGCGGTGGATCCGGGGATCGAGTCGTTCCGGGAGTTCCCGGCGTGGCTGGACGAGCACGCCGACGAACTGCGGGGGAAGCGCGTGGCGATGTTCTGCACGGGCGGCATCCGCTGTGAGAAGAGCACGAGTCTGCTGCGGCAGCGCGGGTATCAGGACGTGTTTCACCTGCGGGGCGGGATTCTGCAGTACCTGGAGGACGTGCCGCAGGAGCAGAGCCGCTGGGACGGCGAGTGTTTCGTCTTCGACGGGCGCGTGACGGTCGGGCATGGCCTGCGCGAGGGCGCGGCGGTGATGTGCCACTCGTGCGGCTGGCCGCTGGGTGAGGCCGAGCGGGCGCACGCGCTGTTCGAGGAGGGCGTCAGTTGCGAGCACTGCCACGCGCGGACCACGCCGGAGCAGAAGGCGGCATTCCGGGAGCGGCAGCGGCACTTCGACCGGCAGGGGCAGGAGGGGTGCGGGGCGTGA
- a CDS encoding DUF305 domain-containing protein, whose amino-acid sequence MRRRGALVVLAGLGVGGALLLAQPRPVTPAPGSPEVRFVQDMRLHHDQAVTMSVLVLKVAVDRSVRSLALDIQLGQEEQNRQMEAWLRRWNAPDGSQPNAMHAGMMGMATRDELLSLKTLPAREAETQYLRLMRRHHQGALLMARPLTDSRQPLVAGLAQQVTATQSGEIRTLDSLLKARGAQPLPAPHGMH is encoded by the coding sequence ATGAGGCGGCGCGGCGCGCTGGTCGTCCTGGCGGGCCTGGGGGTGGGCGGCGCGCTGCTGCTGGCCCAGCCCCGCCCGGTCACGCCCGCGCCGGGCAGTCCGGAGGTGCGCTTCGTGCAGGACATGCGCTTGCATCACGATCAGGCGGTCACGATGAGCGTCCTCGTGCTGAAGGTCGCGGTAGACCGCTCGGTGCGTTCCCTGGCGCTGGACATTCAGCTGGGTCAGGAGGAACAGAACCGGCAGATGGAGGCGTGGCTGCGCCGCTGGAACGCCCCGGACGGCTCCCAGCCGAACGCGATGCACGCGGGCATGATGGGCATGGCCACGCGGGACGAACTCCTGTCCCTGAAGACCCTGCCCGCCCGCGAGGCCGAAACGCAGTACCTGCGCCTGATGCGCCGCCACCACCAGGGCGCACTACTCATGGCCCGGCCCCTCACAGATAGTCGTCAGCCGCTCGTCGCTGGTCTCGCCCAGCAGGTGACCGCCACGCAGTCCGGTGAGATCCGCACCCTGGACAGCCTCCTGAAGGCACGCGGCGCGCAGCCGCTCCCAGCGCCGCACGGGATGCACTGA
- a CDS encoding PLP-dependent aminotransferase family protein, which translates to MAGTGIPLSPDHSAPGWLDALTLPPAQPGETRHAQVTRTLRTAITRGLLPEGTRLPGHRRLAEHLGVARNTLVDALAQLELEGYVQAQGRSGTRVSVPAHAPPPPATTTLPLSAWAQRALAGQIEDAGGEYLVDFRVGQPVPDLYPEAAWTQALARRAAQALRAGQPDDPLGPLETRRALAAHLNAERGAQVTPDMILLTGGTQGALDALARVFLEPGRVAAVEDPTYPGARAALAATGAQVQPVPVDDQGVRPDRLPAQATLLYVTPGCQYPTGAALPATRRQALITWARRGGAFILEDDYAADLYHAARPPAVLQGVAPDRVILLGSFSKSLAPVTRSGFLVAPPDVVRVLAATRPLTDRVPGRLDALALADVLASGAYSRHLRRARATLTHRRDVLTHELATHLPGWTPHPAPGGLHLYLPLPPAWTEDRALNRAAIHGVAVGAVAPLAQDRHPPAVLLGFAHLKVEQLRTGAARLGAAWSRPD; encoded by the coding sequence GTGGCTGGAACGGGAATTCCGCTGAGCCCGGACCACTCAGCGCCCGGCTGGCTGGACGCCCTGACCCTCCCGCCGGCGCAGCCCGGCGAAACCCGCCACGCGCAGGTCACCCGCACGCTGCGCACCGCGATCACGCGCGGCCTGCTGCCCGAAGGCACCCGACTGCCCGGGCACCGCCGCCTCGCCGAGCACCTGGGCGTGGCGCGCAACACCCTGGTGGACGCCCTGGCGCAGCTGGAACTGGAGGGGTACGTGCAGGCGCAGGGCCGCAGCGGCACCCGCGTCAGCGTCCCCGCCCACGCGCCGCCCCCACCCGCGACCACGACGTTGCCCCTGAGCGCCTGGGCCCAGCGTGCCCTGGCCGGACAGATCGAGGACGCGGGTGGCGAGTACCTCGTGGATTTCCGCGTCGGCCAGCCCGTCCCGGACCTGTACCCGGAAGCCGCGTGGACGCAGGCCCTGGCCCGCCGCGCCGCACAGGCCCTGCGCGCCGGACAGCCCGACGATCCCCTCGGCCCCCTGGAGACCCGCCGCGCGCTGGCCGCGCACCTGAACGCCGAACGCGGCGCGCAGGTCACGCCCGACATGATCCTCCTGACCGGCGGGACGCAGGGCGCGCTGGACGCCCTGGCCCGCGTCTTCCTCGAACCGGGCCGGGTCGCCGCCGTCGAGGACCCCACCTACCCCGGCGCGCGCGCCGCGCTGGCCGCCACCGGCGCGCAGGTGCAGCCCGTCCCCGTGGACGATCAGGGCGTCCGGCCGGACCGGCTGCCCGCACAGGCCACCCTGCTGTACGTCACGCCCGGCTGCCAGTACCCCACAGGCGCCGCGCTGCCCGCCACGCGGCGGCAGGCGCTGATCACCTGGGCGCGCCGCGGCGGCGCGTTCATCCTGGAAGACGACTACGCCGCCGACCTGTACCACGCCGCACGCCCACCCGCCGTCCTGCAGGGCGTCGCACCCGACCGCGTGATCCTGCTCGGCTCGTTCAGCAAGAGCCTCGCGCCCGTCACCCGCAGCGGCTTCCTGGTCGCCCCGCCCGACGTCGTGCGCGTCCTGGCCGCCACCCGGCCCCTCACCGACCGCGTGCCGGGCCGCCTGGACGCCCTGGCCCTCGCGGACGTGCTCGCCAGCGGCGCGTACAGCCGCCACCTGCGCCGCGCCCGCGCGACCCTCACGCACCGCCGCGACGTGCTCACGCACGAACTCGCCACGCACCTGCCCGGCTGGACGCCCCACCCGGCGCCCGGCGGACTGCACCTCTACCTGCCGCTCCCACCGGCATGGACCGAGGACCGCGCCCTGAACCGCGCGGCCATTCACGGCGTCGCCGTCGGTGCTGTGGCCCCCCTCGCTCAGGACCGGCACCCGCCCGCCGTGCTGCTCGGCTTCGCTCACCTGAAGGTCGAGCAGCTCAGGACCGGCGCGGCCCGCCTCGGCGCCGCCTGGAGTCGGCCGGACTGA
- the leuB gene encoding 3-isopropylmalate dehydrogenase translates to MPKIVTLPGDGIGPEVTAAAVAVLREVAPDVTIEEHLIGGIAYDTHGDPFPQVTRDALKDADAVLLGTVGGAQDSAWNLLPRHLRPESGLLALRKALGCYANLRPVRVQPGLEHLSPLKAELARGVDILIVRELLGGVYFDGDRKIDGDTAYNTMRYTTPEVERVARVAFWAAEQRKGRVTSVDKANVLEVSELWRRDVTALRDREYRGIHLNHEYVDSVAMLIVSDPSRYDVIVTENLFGDILSDLAAVIPGSLGLMPSASLGDGAGLFEPIHGSAPDIAGKGVANPAAAIMSAGMLLRHGLKRPEGANQIDRAVALALREHPTRDLGGRADTQTFTRAVLSALETSPAVG, encoded by the coding sequence ATGCCTAAGATCGTCACCCTGCCCGGCGACGGGATCGGCCCCGAGGTCACCGCCGCCGCCGTCGCCGTCCTGCGCGAGGTCGCGCCCGACGTCACCATCGAGGAGCACCTGATCGGTGGGATCGCCTACGACACGCACGGCGACCCGTTCCCGCAGGTCACCCGCGACGCCCTGAAAGACGCCGACGCGGTGCTGCTGGGCACGGTGGGCGGCGCGCAGGACAGCGCCTGGAACCTCCTGCCCCGGCACCTGCGCCCCGAGAGCGGCCTGCTCGCGCTGCGCAAGGCGCTGGGGTGTTATGCGAACCTGCGCCCCGTGCGCGTGCAGCCCGGCCTGGAGCACCTCTCGCCGCTGAAGGCGGAACTGGCGCGCGGCGTGGACATCCTGATCGTGCGTGAACTGCTGGGCGGCGTGTACTTCGACGGGGACCGCAAGATCGACGGGGACACCGCGTACAACACCATGCGCTACACCACCCCCGAGGTCGAACGCGTCGCCCGCGTGGCCTTCTGGGCCGCCGAGCAGCGCAAGGGCCGCGTGACCAGCGTGGACAAGGCCAACGTGCTGGAAGTCAGCGAACTGTGGCGCCGCGACGTCACCGCCCTGCGCGACCGCGAGTACCGCGGCATCCACCTGAACCACGAGTACGTTGACAGCGTCGCCATGCTGATCGTGTCCGACCCCAGCCGCTACGACGTGATCGTCACCGAGAACCTCTTCGGCGACATCCTCAGCGACCTCGCCGCCGTCATTCCCGGCAGCCTCGGCCTGATGCCCAGCGCCAGCCTGGGGGACGGCGCGGGCCTGTTCGAACCCATCCACGGCAGCGCCCCCGACATCGCCGGGAAGGGCGTCGCGAACCCCGCCGCCGCGATCATGAGCGCCGGGATGCTCCTGCGCCACGGCCTCAAACGCCCCGAGGGCGCCAACCAGATCGACCGCGCCGTCGCCCTGGCCCTGCGCGAACACCCCACCCGCGACCTGGGCGGCAGGGCCGACACGCAGACCTTCACCCGCGCCGTCCTCAGCGCGCTGGAAACCTCGCCCGCCGTCGGCTGA
- a CDS encoding 3-isopropylmalate dehydratase small subunit, translated as MPKVHVFARDHINTDEIIPARHLTTDVESELAKYAMEDYDRDFVRRVQPGDIIVAGADFGCGSSREHAVWALRGAGVAAVIAPNFARIYYRNSINNGFLALECDGIVEAFQDGDPADLDLTGGTITNTRTGQSLTFVPVPQFALDVQKAGGWLEYMKANDQAALEAETLNAHSTQAGHGHPGQEEQHA; from the coding sequence ATGCCTAAAGTGCACGTGTTTGCCCGTGATCACATCAACACTGACGAGATCATTCCCGCCCGCCACCTGACCACCGACGTGGAGAGCGAACTCGCGAAGTACGCCATGGAGGACTACGACAGGGACTTCGTGCGGCGCGTGCAGCCCGGCGACATCATCGTGGCCGGCGCGGACTTCGGGTGCGGCAGCAGCCGCGAGCACGCCGTCTGGGCGCTGCGCGGCGCGGGTGTGGCGGCCGTGATCGCCCCGAACTTCGCGCGGATCTACTACCGCAACAGCATCAACAACGGCTTCCTGGCACTGGAATGCGACGGCATCGTGGAAGCCTTCCAGGACGGCGATCCGGCCGACCTGGACCTGACGGGCGGCACGATCACGAACACCCGCACCGGGCAGAGCCTGACGTTCGTGCCCGTTCCGCAGTTCGCGCTGGACGTTCAGAAGGCCGGGGGCTGGCTGGAGTACATGAAGGCGAACGATCAGGCGGCGCTGGAAGCCGAGACCCTGAACGCCCACTCCACTCAGGCCGGTCACGGCCACCCCGGACAGGAGGAACAGCATGCCTAA
- a CDS encoding LysE family transporter encodes MDLNILLAVAAIHTVVLVIPGPDVLLVSQTALARTRRAALLAGLGVVLGIACWAALALLGIGLLFQAFPWIHGAVKVAGGMYLLWMGVNLWRSSARPDAQAAPIQAPLSDLAALRAGFLTNISNPKAAVFFGSVFSGVLGAHAGTGLKLAAFAVIVGLSVGWFALVAAGMSTAPMQRAYLRARRAVDRVAGTLMLGFGGLLLASRE; translated from the coding sequence GTGGATCTGAACATTCTGCTGGCCGTCGCGGCCATTCACACGGTGGTGCTCGTGATCCCAGGCCCGGACGTGCTGCTCGTCAGCCAGACCGCCCTGGCCCGTACCCGCCGCGCGGCGCTGCTGGCCGGACTGGGCGTCGTGCTGGGCATCGCGTGCTGGGCGGCGCTGGCGCTGCTGGGCATCGGACTGCTGTTCCAGGCGTTCCCGTGGATTCACGGCGCCGTCAAGGTCGCGGGCGGCATGTACCTGCTGTGGATGGGCGTGAACCTCTGGCGCAGCAGCGCCCGGCCGGACGCGCAGGCCGCGCCCATCCAGGCGCCACTGAGCGACCTCGCCGCGCTGCGCGCCGGGTTCCTGACAAACATCAGCAACCCCAAGGCCGCCGTGTTCTTCGGCAGCGTGTTCAGCGGCGTGCTCGGCGCGCACGCGGGCACCGGGCTGAAACTCGCGGCCTTCGCCGTGATCGTGGGCCTCAGCGTGGGCTGGTTCGCGCTGGTCGCTGCGGGCATGTCCACCGCGCCCATGCAGCGCGCCTACCTGCGCGCCCGCCGGGCCGTGGACCGCGTGGCGGGCACCCTGATGCTGGGCTTCGGAGGGCTGCTGCTCGCGTCCCGCGAGTAA
- a CDS encoding homoaconitate hydratase family protein, whose product MGMTIAEKILAAHSGHDHVVPGQLIECRTDWVLCHEITTPAALRMLEERGMDQVFNPDQIVAVPDHSVPAMNIKAAKMYQKLKSWVHEKGIKHFFDVGRGGIAHVVLENTGLMKPGQTLVSGDSHTCNAGALGTFATGVGSTDLAGAIYAGKVWFKVPETMLIRVTGQAQPGVTPKDIVLEVIKRIGADGANYMVMEWVGDYIDNLDMEGRFTLTNMAIEAGGKTGIVAVDDTTRAYMSARGVTPDAYTEYQSDADASFKVIVEVDASQVEPTVAYPHIPSNGRVAGSDRIAVSHAYVGSCTNGRISDLRDVARILKGRKVAEGVQMIVVPATQAIWKQAAQEGLLETFVDAGASVSYPSCGACLGMHSGVLGPDDVCISSSNRNFVGRMGDPSAQIYLASPATVAASAVAGFISDPRAYNDTINAAD is encoded by the coding sequence ATGGGAATGACGATTGCAGAGAAGATCCTCGCCGCGCACAGCGGGCACGACCACGTCGTCCCGGGCCAGCTGATCGAGTGCCGCACCGACTGGGTGCTGTGCCATGAGATCACCACGCCCGCCGCGCTGCGCATGCTCGAGGAACGCGGCATGGATCAGGTGTTCAACCCCGACCAGATCGTCGCGGTGCCCGACCACTCGGTGCCCGCCATGAACATCAAGGCCGCGAAGATGTACCAGAAACTCAAGAGCTGGGTGCACGAGAAGGGCATCAAGCACTTCTTCGACGTGGGGCGCGGCGGCATCGCGCACGTCGTGCTGGAGAACACCGGCCTGATGAAACCCGGCCAGACGCTCGTCAGCGGCGACAGTCACACCTGCAACGCGGGCGCGCTGGGTACCTTCGCGACCGGCGTGGGCAGCACCGACCTCGCGGGCGCCATCTACGCTGGGAAGGTGTGGTTCAAGGTGCCCGAGACCATGCTGATCCGCGTGACCGGGCAGGCCCAGCCGGGCGTGACGCCCAAGGACATCGTGCTGGAGGTCATCAAGCGCATCGGCGCGGACGGCGCGAACTACATGGTCATGGAGTGGGTCGGGGACTACATCGATAACCTCGACATGGAGGGCCGCTTCACCCTGACGAACATGGCCATCGAGGCCGGCGGGAAGACCGGGATCGTCGCCGTGGACGACACCACCCGCGCGTACATGAGCGCCCGCGGCGTCACGCCCGACGCGTACACCGAGTACCAGTCCGACGCGGACGCCAGCTTCAAGGTGATCGTCGAGGTGGACGCCTCGCAGGTCGAACCGACCGTCGCGTACCCGCACATTCCCAGCAACGGCCGCGTGGCGGGCAGCGACCGCATTGCCGTGTCGCACGCGTACGTGGGCAGTTGCACGAACGGCCGCATCAGCGACCTGCGCGACGTGGCCCGCATCCTCAAGGGCCGCAAGGTCGCCGAGGGCGTGCAGATGATCGTCGTGCCCGCCACGCAGGCCATCTGGAAACAGGCCGCGCAGGAGGGCCTGCTGGAGACCTTCGTGGACGCCGGGGCGAGCGTCAGCTACCCCAGTTGCGGCGCGTGCCTGGGCATGCACTCCGGGGTTCTGGGGCCGGACGACGTGTGCATCAGCTCCTCTAACCGCAACTTCGTGGGCCGCATGGGCGATCCCAGTGCGCAGATCTACCTCGCCAGTCCGGCCACCGTCGCCGCGAGCGCCGTCGCGGGCTTCATCAGCGACCCGCGCGCGTACAACGACACCATCAACGCCGCCGACTGA
- the mqnC gene encoding cyclic dehypoxanthinyl futalosine synthase encodes MLRSGHDRTRPTPAAGDLLPRAARGDRLTHAEIEALYHQPLPDVAAVAHHLRLARRDPDTVTFLIDRNINYTNICNVGCNFCAFYRTRRQKDSYTLDYEQISHKIRELEAVGGTRILLQGGVNPDLGLDYYTGLLRHVKANHPTIRIDAFSPEEVLFMEKTFGLSLDELLDTLIEAGLDGLPGAGGEILEDDVRAKAAPARIRSEDWFRIIDAAQRKGLYTIATMVIGFGETYAQRANHLLKIREQQDKANRDYDGNGFSGFAMWTLQTEHTRLHGKAPGATAHEYLQQLAIARIALDNIPNIQASWPAQGFKVGQAALYYGANDLGSTMLEENVVSAAAGHDRHQATVRELVRIAVDAGFTPAIRNSRFQIIERPDAQAILNRADANPEGNRAVGSAG; translated from the coding sequence GTGCTACGCTCCGGACATGACCGCACCCGCCCCACCCCCGCAGCGGGCGACCTGCTGCCCCGCGCCGCACGCGGCGACCGCCTGACCCACGCCGAGATCGAGGCGCTGTACCACCAGCCCCTCCCGGACGTGGCCGCCGTCGCCCACCACCTGCGCCTCGCGCGGCGCGACCCGGACACCGTCACGTTCCTGATCGACCGGAACATCAACTACACGAACATCTGCAACGTCGGCTGCAACTTCTGCGCCTTCTACCGCACCCGCCGCCAGAAAGACAGCTACACCCTGGACTACGAGCAGATCAGCCACAAGATCCGCGAACTCGAAGCGGTCGGCGGCACCCGCATCCTGCTGCAGGGCGGCGTGAACCCCGACCTGGGCCTGGACTACTACACGGGCCTGCTGCGGCACGTCAAGGCCAACCACCCCACCATCCGCATCGACGCCTTCTCCCCGGAAGAAGTGCTGTTCATGGAGAAGACCTTCGGCCTGAGCCTCGACGAGCTGCTCGACACGCTGATCGAGGCGGGCCTCGACGGACTGCCCGGCGCCGGGGGGGAGATCCTGGAGGACGACGTGCGGGCCAAGGCTGCCCCCGCGCGCATCCGCAGCGAGGACTGGTTCCGCATCATCGACGCCGCGCAGCGCAAGGGCCTGTACACCATCGCCACCATGGTCATCGGCTTCGGCGAGACCTACGCGCAGCGCGCCAACCACCTCCTGAAGATCCGCGAGCAGCAGGACAAGGCGAACCGCGACTACGACGGCAACGGCTTCTCCGGCTTCGCCATGTGGACCCTGCAGACCGAACACACCCGCCTGCACGGCAAGGCGCCCGGCGCGACCGCGCACGAGTACCTCCAGCAGCTCGCCATTGCCCGCATCGCGCTGGACAACATCCCCAACATCCAGGCGTCCTGGCCCGCGCAGGGCTTCAAGGTCGGGCAGGCCGCGCTGTACTACGGCGCCAACGACCTCGGCTCCACCATGCTGGAGGAGAACGTCGTCTCGGCCGCCGCCGGACATGACCGCCACCAGGCGACCGTCCGCGAACTGGTCCGCATCGCCGTGGACGCCGGATTCACGCCCGCCATCCGCAACAGCCGCTTCCAGATCATCGAGCGGCCCGACGCGCAGGCCATCCTGAACCGCGCCGACGCGAACCCCGAGGGGAACCGCGCCGTCGGCTCCGCGGGCTGA
- a CDS encoding DoxX family protein — protein sequence MTTRIAPALNPDLALLLLRLATGLVFVMHGAQKFFTYTLPGTTQAFTQMGVPVPGISAPVVATVELLGGLLLILGVYSRAAGVLLAVNMLVAIALVHLKAGFFNPGGLEFPLVLLAASLAVAFAGPGRLRAPIGHP from the coding sequence ATGACCACCCGCATCGCGCCCGCCCTGAACCCCGACCTCGCCCTGCTGCTGCTGCGCCTCGCCACCGGCTTGGTGTTCGTCATGCACGGCGCGCAGAAGTTCTTCACGTACACCCTGCCCGGTACCACCCAGGCCTTCACGCAGATGGGCGTGCCCGTCCCCGGCATCAGCGCCCCCGTGGTCGCCACCGTCGAACTGCTGGGCGGCCTGCTGCTGATCCTGGGTGTGTACAGCCGCGCCGCCGGGGTGCTTCTCGCTGTGAACATGCTCGTCGCCATCGCGCTGGTGCACCTGAAAGCCGGGTTCTTCAACCCGGGCGGCCTGGAATTCCCGCTCGTGCTGCTCGCTGCCAGCCTCGCCGTGGCGTTCGCCGGACCGGGCCGCCTGCGCGCCCCCATCGGGCACCCCTGA